In a genomic window of Chaetodon auriga isolate fChaAug3 chromosome 1, fChaAug3.hap1, whole genome shotgun sequence:
- the LOC143326149 gene encoding COUP transcription factor 2-like: MAMVAWRNTEGVGDSQGTLSSPVSQVAPLSLPGELAGHMNPAPSLEITPAAAAPQGAPPPNPSSATTATTATNNNNTTSSSSSSSSSSMDKHQSQQIECIVCGDKSSGKHYGQFTCEGCKSFFKRSVRRNLSYTCRANRNCPVDQHHRNQCQYCRLKKCLKVGMRREAVQRGRLPTQSYHGQFALTNGDPLQCHSYLSGYISLLLRAEPYPTSRFGSQCLQSNNIMGIENICELAARMLFSAVEWARNIPFFPDLQVTDQVALLRLTWSELFVLNAAQCSMPVHVAPLLAAAGLHASPMSADRVVAFMDHIRVFQEQVEKLKVLHVDSAEYSCIKAIVLFTTDACGLSDMAHVEGLQEKSQCALEEYVRSQYPNQPNRFGKLLLRLPSLRTVSSSVIEQLFFVRLVGKTPIETLIRDMLLSGSSFNWPYMSIQ, from the exons ATGGCTATGGTGGCGTGGAGAAACACCGAGGGCGTCGGGGACAGTCAGGGGACCCTCTCCTCCCCGGTGTCCCAGGTCGCACCTCTGTCTCTGCCCGGGGAGCTGGCGGGACACATGAACCCGGCGCCCTCTCTGGAAATAACCCCGGCAGCGGCAGCACCTCAGGGCGCACCGCCGCCCAATCCGTCCAGCGCCACCACCGCGACCACTGCCACCAACAATAACAACACCacctcttcctcgtcctcctcctcctcctcgtccatGGACAAACACCAGAGCCAGCAGATCGAGTGCATCGTGTGCGGGGATAAATCCAGCGGGAAGCACTACGGACAGTTCACATGTGAGGGATGTAAGAGCTTCTTTAAACGCAGCGTCAGGAGGAACCTGAGCTACACCTGCAGGGCCAACAGGAACTGTCCCGTGGACCAGCACCACCGCAACCAGTGCCAGTACTGTCGCCTCAAGAAATGCCTCAAAGTCGGCATGAGGAGGGAAG CTGTCCAGAGAGGCAGACTTCCCACCCAGTCTTATCACGGCCAGTTTGCTCTGACAAACGGGGACCCTCTCCAGTGTCATTCCTACCTGTCGGGATacatctctctgctgctgcggGCCGAGCCCTACCCGACCTCCAGGTTCGGCTCTCAGTGCCTGCAGAGCAACAACATCATGGGCATAGAGAACATCTGCGAGCTGGCGGCCAGGATGCTCTTCAGCGCCGTGGAGTGGGCCCGCAACATCCCCTTCTTCCCTGACCTGCAGGTGACGGACCAGGTGGCCCTGCTGCGCCTCACGTGGAGCGAACTGTTCGTGCTGAACGCCGCCCAGTGCTCCATGCCCGTCCACGTCGCCCCGCTGCTGGCCGCCGCCGGCCTCCACGCATCCCCGATGTCCGCGGACCGGGTGGTGGCCTTCATGGACCACATCCGGGTCTTccaggagcaggtggagaagCTGAAGGTGCTGCACGTGGATTCAGCAGAGTACAGCTGCATAAAGGCCATCGTGCTGTTCACCACAG aTGCTTGTGGTCTGTCGGACATGGCCCATGTGGAGGGTCTGCAGGAGAAATCCCAGTGTGCTTTAGAGGAGTATGTGAGGAGCCAGTATCCCAACCAGCCTAACAGGTTTGggaagctgctgctgcgctTGCCTTCCCTCCGCACCGTCTCCTCTTCTGTCATAGAGCAGCTTTTCTTCGTGCGTCTGGTGGGGAAAACTCCCATAGAAACTCTGATAAGGGACATGCTGCTGTCCGGAAGCAGCTTCAACTGGCCCTACATGTCTATTCAATAG